A section of the Humulus lupulus chromosome 2, drHumLupu1.1, whole genome shotgun sequence genome encodes:
- the LOC133818794 gene encoding fructokinase-2: MASSNNGVPATGKGLIVSFGEMLIDFVPTVSGVSLAEAPGFLKAPGGAPANVAIAVTRLGGKAAFVGKLGDDEFGHMLAGILKENGVSAEGINFDQGARTALAFVTLKADGEREFMFYRNPSADMLLKPEELNLELIKSAKVFHYGSISLIVEPCRSAHMKAMEAAKEAGALLSYDPNLRLPLWPSEDEAREQILSIWDKADVIKVSDVELEFLTKSNKIDDASAMSLWHPNLKLLLVTLGEHGCRYYTKNFHGSVDAFHVKAVDTTGAGDSFVGALLTKIVDDQSIIEDEARLKQVLKFANACGAITTTKKGAIPALPTETEVLSLVKGSACNLSKGNFPTSVMLFLFFMFSLLITFLFTYFML, encoded by the exons ATGGCGTCCTCTAACAATGGCGTTCCAGCAACCGGCAAGGGTCTGATCGTCAGCTTCGGTGAGATGCTTATCGACTTCGTACCCACCGTCTCCGGTGTCTCTCTCGCCGAGGCTCCCGGGTTCCTCAAAGCCCCCGGCGGCGCCCCGGCCAACGTCGCCATCGCCGTGACCAGGCTAGGTGGCAAAGCTGCCTTCGTTGGAAAACTCGGAGACGACGAGTTCGGACACATGCTAGCCGGGATCTTGAAAGAGAACGGTGTCTCCGCCGAAGGAATCAACTTCGATCAAGGTGCCCGTACCGCCTTGGCCTTCGTCACTCTCAAAGCCGACGGTGAGCGCGAGTTCATGTTCTACAGAAACCCTAGCGCCGACATGCTCCTTAAGCCAGAGGAGCTCAATCTTGAGTTGATCAAATCG GCTAAAGTGTTCCACTATGGGTCTATCAGCTTGATCGTAGAGCCATGCCGATCGGCGCACATGAAAGCGATGGAGGCGGCTAAGGAGGCCGGGGCCCTGCTCTCTTACGACCCCAATCTACGGTTGCCCTTGTGGCCATCAGAGGATGAGGCGCGTGAGCAGATTCTGAGCATCTGGGACAAGGCGGACGTCATCAAGGTCAGCGATGTCGAGCTTGAGTTCCTAACCAAAAGTAACAAAATCGACGACGCCTCCGCCATGTCGTTATGGCACCCCAACCTCAAGCTCCTCCTCGTCACTCTTGGCGAGCATGGCTGCAGATACTACACCAAG AATTTCCATGGGTCTGTGGATGCTTTCCATGTCAAAGCAGTGGACACAACTGGTGCTGGTGATTCATTTGTTGGTGCCTTACTTACGAAGATTGTTGATGACCAATCCATCATTGag GATGAGGCAAGGTTGAAGCAGGTTCTAAAATTTGCAAATGCATGTGGAGCCATTACCACCACCAAGAAGGGAGCAATCCCAGCTCTTCCCACTGAGACTGAGGTCCTCAGCCTGGTCAAAG gATCTGCTTGCAATTTGAGTAAAGGGAATTTTCCGACCTCAGTAATGCTATTTCTTTTTTTCATGTTTTCTCTTTTAATTACCTTCCTTTTCACTTATTTTATGCTGTAA